A region from the Amycolatopsis camponoti genome encodes:
- a CDS encoding lyase family protein: protein MTVDPDSGLLSPVRAGTPAEASTGDEAWLRAMLDAEAALARAQARLGTVPAGAADAITEAADTARIDVVELARGSRATANPVVGLVKALTSAVGAIAPEAAEYVHRGSTSQDILDTAMMLVAERTLRPLAADLDATAEALAELAREHRDTTMPGRTLTAHAVPTTFGLKAAGWRQLVLDAAVRVRRVLDGGLPVSLGGAAGTLAAYLEYARLADAASLEQTGHPGQEGARERERAGEREGGGGGGGGGGGGGQDLADAAAEAGDLSTAAEPGHPDAAVLAGRPGTSPDGDRSEVSSHGTDYAERLTAAFAEETGLAAPLLPWHSLRTPVVDLAGALAFTAGALGKLAVDVATLSRTELGEVVEPAAEGRGGSTAMPHKRNPVLATLIRSAALQVPVLAAGVTQSMLTEDERSAGVWHAEWQLIRECLRLTGGAAHTAVELARGLTARPGRMRANVASTHGLIVSERLSAVLAPLLGKAKAKELLGEASQRAVRDDRPLREVLDELPAITDVLTPAALDALLDPSAYTGAAATLVDRALGEPRPGGASE from the coding sequence ATGACCGTCGACCCCGATTCCGGACTCCTGTCCCCGGTCCGGGCCGGTACGCCGGCCGAAGCTTCGACCGGCGACGAGGCCTGGTTGCGCGCGATGCTCGACGCCGAGGCTGCGCTCGCGAGAGCGCAGGCGCGGCTCGGGACGGTGCCGGCCGGAGCCGCGGACGCGATCACGGAGGCCGCAGACACGGCGCGGATCGACGTCGTCGAGCTGGCGCGCGGGTCACGGGCGACGGCGAACCCGGTCGTCGGGCTGGTCAAGGCGCTGACGTCGGCCGTCGGCGCGATCGCGCCCGAGGCTGCCGAGTACGTGCACCGCGGGTCGACCAGCCAGGACATCCTCGACACGGCGATGATGCTGGTCGCGGAGCGGACGCTGCGACCGTTGGCCGCCGACCTGGACGCCACGGCCGAGGCGCTGGCCGAGCTGGCGCGCGAGCACCGGGACACGACGATGCCCGGCCGCACGCTGACGGCGCACGCGGTGCCGACGACGTTCGGGCTCAAGGCCGCGGGCTGGCGGCAGCTGGTGCTGGACGCGGCCGTCCGGGTCCGGCGCGTGCTGGACGGCGGGCTGCCGGTGTCACTGGGTGGCGCGGCCGGGACGCTGGCGGCGTACCTCGAATACGCCCGTCTGGCGGACGCGGCTTCGCTGGAGCAGACGGGGCACCCCGGGCAAGAGGGCGCGCGGGAGCGGGAGAGGGCCGGAGAGCGGGAGGGCGGGGGCGGGGGCGGGGGCGGGGGCGGGGGCGGGGGCCAGGATCTCGCCGACGCTGCCGCCGAGGCCGGGGACCTCAGCACTGCCGCTGAGCCCGGACATCCCGACGCTGCCGTCTTGGCCGGACGGCCCGGCACAAGCCCCGACGGCGACCGCAGTGAGGTGTCCAGCCACGGCACCGACTACGCGGAACGCCTGACCGCCGCGTTCGCCGAGGAGACGGGGCTGGCCGCTCCCTTGCTTCCGTGGCACTCGCTGCGGACACCCGTCGTCGACCTCGCGGGCGCGCTCGCGTTCACCGCGGGCGCGCTGGGGAAGCTGGCCGTCGATGTCGCGACGCTCAGCCGGACCGAGCTCGGTGAGGTCGTCGAGCCGGCCGCCGAGGGGCGGGGCGGCTCCACCGCGATGCCGCACAAGCGGAACCCGGTGCTCGCGACGCTGATCCGTTCGGCCGCGCTGCAGGTGCCGGTGCTGGCCGCGGGCGTCACGCAGTCGATGCTGACCGAGGACGAGCGGTCGGCCGGGGTGTGGCATGCCGAGTGGCAGCTGATCCGTGAATGCCTCCGGCTGACCGGCGGTGCCGCGCACACGGCTGTCGAGCTGGCGCGTGGGCTCACCGCGCGGCCTGGGCGGATGCGGGCGAACGTCGCGTCGACGCACGGGCTGATCGTGTCCGAGCGGCTCTCCGCCGTGCTCGCGCCGCTGCTCGGCAAAGCCAAGGCCAAGGAACTGCTCGGCGAGGCGTCTCAGCGGGCGGTGCGCGATGACCGGCCGTTGCGGGAGGTGCTGGACGAGCTGCCCGCGATCACCGACGTCCTCACCCCGGCGGCGCTGGACGCTCTTCTCGACCCGTCCGCGTACACCGGCGCCGCGGCGACGCTGGTCGACCGCGCCCTCGGCGAGCCACGACCGGGCGGTGCTTCGGAGTAA
- a CDS encoding TMEM175 family protein, protein MSSATSDEDTVGSEARGIAAERLTFFSDAVVAIAITLLALELPLPEGATNAELLRSLGHHQSEYVSFLISFIVIAVHWRAHHRLFPFVTTVRGGAPATHRSSGTTSTARTPRRSSSARSAAASAR, encoded by the coding sequence ATGAGTAGCGCCACGTCCGATGAGGACACCGTTGGCTCCGAAGCCCGGGGCATCGCCGCCGAGCGCCTCACCTTCTTCTCGGATGCCGTCGTCGCCATCGCGATCACCCTGCTCGCGCTCGAGCTGCCGCTGCCGGAGGGCGCCACCAACGCCGAACTGCTGCGTTCACTCGGGCATCATCAATCCGAATACGTCTCCTTTCTGATCAGCTTCATCGTCATCGCCGTGCACTGGCGCGCCCACCACCGTCTGTTCCCCTTCGTCACCACCGTGCGCGGCGGGGCTCCTGCAACTCACAGATCCAGCGGCACCACCTCCACCGCGCGGACACCCCGCCGGAGCTCTTCGGCGAGGTCTGCCGCGGCCTCGGCGCGATGA
- a CDS encoding DinB family protein, translated as MTEHTAPVAAPSRLTGDRIDPTPIADERQALTESLDYYRRTFELKCEGLDPGRLSERSVPPSTLTLHGLLRHLTGVERWWFRIQFAGEDVPNLYYSDDDPEQDFTALDGDVGEAFSLWHAECARSREIVAASSLEQTGTRISTGEPFTLRWLMLRMIGEYARHIGQADLVRERIDGATGE; from the coding sequence ATGACCGAACACACGGCCCCAGTGGCCGCCCCGAGCCGGCTGACCGGCGACCGGATCGACCCGACGCCGATCGCCGACGAGCGCCAGGCGCTGACCGAAAGCCTCGACTACTACCGGCGCACCTTCGAGCTGAAGTGCGAAGGTCTGGACCCCGGCCGATTATCCGAACGCTCGGTACCACCGTCGACGTTGACGCTGCACGGCCTGCTGCGGCACCTCACCGGTGTCGAACGCTGGTGGTTCCGGATCCAGTTCGCGGGTGAGGACGTCCCGAACCTGTACTACTCCGACGACGACCCGGAGCAGGACTTCACGGCGCTGGACGGTGATGTCGGCGAGGCTTTTTCCTTGTGGCACGCCGAATGTGCGCGTTCCCGGGAGATCGTCGCGGCGAGTTCGCTGGAGCAGACGGGGACGCGGATCAGCACCGGCGAACCGTTCACGTTGCGGTGGCTGATGCTGCGGATGATCGGCGAGTACGCGCGCCACATCGGGCAGGCCGACCTGGTCCGCGAGCGGATCGACGGCGCCACCGGCGAATGA
- a CDS encoding DUF11 domain-containing protein: MERTGRRTAVLAALTAAALFAAPAVASAAPAPSSIDVSDTSVRAGDTFTVTEQLYNPTDFTVTGAKAAVYTKEKSITDLVDLVSCAGTIGCDQYLSSYRGGVGDLGAGESRTVTFTLRVKEDVTGGQFTLQHQFAGDNYAFGVEDGPAITITAAPKADVKVALTATPRVGLVARVDYVITVSNSGPATATGVRVTATAGSGRSVTSATGCTRSGANVNCAIGTLAPGASATAKFTSEGGVFAWGAFTATAQRAASAPADPVAANDTASKKCTAYTGLFVQC; encoded by the coding sequence ATGGAGCGAACCGGTCGAAGAACCGCCGTGCTGGCCGCGCTGACAGCAGCGGCCCTCTTCGCGGCCCCCGCCGTCGCGTCCGCGGCGCCCGCCCCCAGTTCGATCGACGTCAGCGACACGTCGGTCCGCGCCGGCGACACGTTCACGGTCACCGAGCAGCTGTACAACCCGACGGACTTCACCGTCACCGGCGCGAAAGCGGCGGTCTACACCAAGGAAAAGTCGATCACCGACCTGGTGGACCTGGTTTCCTGCGCCGGCACGATCGGCTGCGACCAGTACCTCAGCAGCTACCGCGGCGGCGTCGGCGACCTCGGCGCGGGCGAGAGCCGCACCGTGACGTTCACCCTCCGCGTGAAGGAAGACGTCACCGGCGGCCAGTTCACGCTGCAGCACCAGTTCGCCGGCGACAACTACGCGTTCGGCGTCGAAGACGGCCCCGCCATCACGATCACGGCCGCCCCCAAGGCCGACGTGAAGGTCGCGCTGACCGCTACCCCGCGAGTCGGCCTGGTCGCCCGCGTCGACTACGTGATCACGGTGTCGAACAGCGGCCCCGCCACCGCGACGGGCGTCCGTGTGACGGCCACCGCCGGCTCGGGTCGCTCGGTGACATCGGCGACCGGCTGCACCCGCTCGGGCGCGAACGTGAACTGCGCGATCGGCACCCTGGCCCCGGGCGCGTCGGCCACGGCGAAGTTCACCTCGGAGGGCGGCGTCTTCGCATGGGGCGCGTTCACGGCGACGGCCCAGCGAGCGGCGAGCGCCCCGGCCGACCCAGTCGCGGCGAACGACACGGCGTCGAAGAAGTGCACGGCCTACACCGGGCTGTTCGTGCAGTGCTGA
- a CDS encoding site-specific integrase: MWTDERVARWRATGWRPGPVCVWTREQTIEFLNAIAGHKRYLYYHLVAVTGLRRGEAAALREVDVDLRHRELFVVTRPDPGEQIDDDGKLKSPHSARTIALDHVTIGLLRRYLTNRATLPAGPGGERYLFTIPTGMPCRRDLFTHEFEDLLTGRTQLPPIRLHDLRHGAASLSLAAGNDLKSVQEMLGHASISFTADYYISLYPSTRHQAAERIGASLFTASPGRVHRARLPLHNRRVAGTATRCLHRPAAATKI, translated from the coding sequence GTGTGGACCGACGAGCGGGTCGCGCGATGGCGGGCAACCGGATGGCGCCCGGGGCCGGTATGCGTGTGGACTCGAGAGCAGACGATCGAGTTCCTCAATGCCATCGCCGGACACAAGCGCTACCTGTACTACCACCTCGTGGCTGTCACCGGTCTTCGTCGCGGCGAAGCCGCCGCGTTACGCGAGGTCGACGTGGATCTACGACACCGCGAACTGTTCGTCGTCACCAGGCCGGATCCAGGTGAGCAGATAGACGATGATGGGAAGCTCAAGAGTCCTCACAGCGCACGTACGATCGCTCTTGATCATGTCACCATCGGCTTGCTGCGGCGCTACCTCACGAACCGCGCCACACTCCCCGCAGGACCAGGCGGCGAGCGCTACCTGTTCACCATTCCGACCGGGATGCCGTGCCGACGTGACTTGTTCACCCACGAGTTCGAGGACCTGCTGACCGGGCGCACGCAGCTGCCGCCGATCCGGCTGCACGATCTCCGTCACGGCGCAGCCTCGCTGTCCCTGGCCGCCGGCAACGACCTCAAGAGCGTCCAGGAGATGCTCGGACACGCTTCGATATCCTTCACCGCCGACTACTACATATCGCTCTACCCCAGCACCCGCCACCAAGCCGCCGAGAGGATCGGCGCATCCCTGTTCACGGCGTCACCCGGACGCGTGCACCGAGCCCGGCTCCCGCTCCACAACCGACGCGTGGCAGGCACTGCCACCCGATGCCTACACAGGCCAGCTGCTGCCACAAAAATCTGA
- a CDS encoding S8 family peptidase has translation MEADADVEELDTRIVLKLRGATRLKTGPFRGLGLTELGEGAGWTYAVLSTRESRNRLGEVLREYGGTDPATPIDWDHPQSWADLLDTIEDIALYGPDDRYDRELDTLTFDRRELLDVVMWPSPGPADAQTRVAAIENLVRAASRDDSAIRVVAIDPRPQTTVIRVSADRALLDRLLAEPWVERVRPPLRPEVTLADLVTATITVPLPTPDGEPIGIVDGLAVTANPLLHGAVTASKGFPAGHVYGGPDDHGTGVAGMAVWGDLEFLVRRTPPSRTPRPVVNARVLEFNGRNNTVVGQPHVTIAEAIRWLVDEHGVRVVSISINRNEPADGLLPSELTTTLDELARELDVVIVVSTGNRHTDVPASGWLHGYPGYLVDTDAGIAEPADAALAVTVGSLARRDVPGGASTSSMIAIAPAAGPSPFTRSGPTRGKNATGTLKPEFVHHGGNWAHDHQLNQLSRRDPGISVITAIPPQGARFIGVDNGTSYAAPAVAHEVARIATRYPDASANLLRALLALSARVPEKSAVAGIDPLRTCGYGVPDAERILESGGANAILTIEATITTNSVVIHRVPVPYEFAEGASKRLFRVALAFDPPVRRSRREYIAGTMSVELVRGLDEAEVGRHYRLQPSVSQVNADPTVTRLDLPKGRLRPQLAPPPSRVASNTLIRRDFDHKAWDSDDEHYFLVVSHDLSPWTDRQKKQYPTQRYALAVHIADEDRANLDLHNLIRVQLRTRLRAGGSGRRR, from the coding sequence ATGGAAGCGGATGCCGACGTCGAAGAGCTGGACACCCGCATCGTGTTGAAGCTGCGGGGAGCCACACGGCTGAAGACTGGGCCGTTCCGCGGCTTGGGCCTGACGGAACTCGGTGAAGGCGCCGGCTGGACCTATGCGGTACTCAGTACCCGCGAGTCACGGAACCGGCTGGGTGAGGTCCTGCGGGAATATGGCGGCACCGACCCGGCAACCCCCATCGACTGGGACCATCCGCAAAGCTGGGCTGACCTGCTGGACACGATCGAGGACATCGCGCTCTACGGCCCGGACGACCGCTACGACCGCGAACTCGACACCCTGACCTTTGACCGCCGGGAGCTGCTCGATGTGGTGATGTGGCCGTCGCCCGGCCCCGCCGACGCTCAAACCCGAGTAGCCGCGATCGAGAACCTCGTACGCGCCGCTTCGCGCGACGACAGCGCCATCCGGGTGGTCGCGATCGACCCGCGTCCCCAAACCACAGTCATCCGTGTGAGTGCCGACCGGGCACTGCTTGATCGGCTGCTGGCCGAGCCGTGGGTGGAGCGCGTGCGACCTCCGCTGCGACCGGAGGTCACCCTCGCTGACCTGGTCACCGCCACAATCACGGTGCCGTTGCCGACACCTGACGGCGAGCCGATCGGCATCGTCGATGGTCTCGCGGTCACCGCCAACCCTCTCCTGCACGGTGCGGTCACCGCCTCCAAAGGCTTTCCTGCAGGCCATGTCTACGGCGGTCCCGACGACCACGGCACCGGCGTCGCGGGGATGGCCGTGTGGGGTGACCTGGAATTTCTTGTCCGCCGGACACCCCCATCGCGGACACCACGCCCGGTCGTCAACGCCCGTGTACTCGAGTTCAACGGCAGAAACAACACTGTCGTCGGACAGCCTCACGTCACCATCGCCGAAGCCATCCGATGGCTCGTTGACGAGCACGGTGTCCGTGTCGTGTCCATCTCGATCAACCGCAACGAGCCGGCTGACGGACTGCTGCCCTCGGAGCTGACCACCACGCTCGACGAACTGGCCCGCGAACTCGACGTCGTCATCGTGGTCAGTACCGGCAACCGCCACACCGACGTTCCCGCCTCGGGATGGCTCCACGGCTACCCGGGCTACCTGGTCGACACCGACGCCGGCATCGCCGAACCCGCTGACGCGGCGTTGGCGGTCACCGTCGGCTCTCTGGCCCGCCGCGATGTCCCCGGCGGCGCCAGCACGTCGTCAATGATCGCCATTGCTCCGGCTGCCGGCCCGTCCCCGTTCACTCGCAGCGGTCCCACGCGGGGGAAGAATGCGACAGGCACCCTCAAACCGGAATTCGTCCACCACGGCGGCAACTGGGCCCACGACCACCAACTCAACCAACTCAGCCGCCGGGACCCCGGCATATCCGTGATCACCGCGATCCCGCCGCAAGGCGCCCGGTTCATCGGAGTGGACAACGGCACCAGCTACGCGGCGCCGGCGGTCGCACACGAAGTCGCCCGCATCGCCACCCGCTACCCCGACGCCTCCGCCAACCTGCTGCGTGCCCTGCTTGCCCTCTCTGCCCGAGTTCCGGAAAAATCGGCGGTCGCCGGCATCGACCCTCTCCGGACCTGCGGGTACGGCGTGCCGGACGCAGAGCGAATTCTCGAGTCCGGCGGCGCGAACGCCATCCTGACGATCGAAGCGACCATCACCACCAACTCTGTCGTCATCCACCGCGTTCCGGTCCCCTACGAGTTCGCCGAAGGCGCCAGTAAGCGGCTCTTCCGCGTCGCTTTGGCGTTCGACCCGCCGGTGCGGCGCAGCCGCCGCGAATACATCGCCGGCACCATGAGCGTCGAACTCGTCCGCGGCCTCGACGAAGCCGAGGTCGGACGGCACTACCGGCTCCAGCCCAGCGTGAGCCAAGTCAACGCCGACCCCACCGTGACACGCCTCGACCTCCCGAAAGGGCGGCTACGACCGCAACTGGCCCCTCCACCGTCGCGCGTCGCATCGAACACCCTGATCCGCCGCGACTTCGACCACAAAGCCTGGGATTCTGATGACGAGCACTACTTCCTCGTCGTCAGCCACGACCTGAGCCCCTGGACTGACAGACAGAAGAAGCAGTATCCAACCCAGCGTTACGCCCTCGCCGTACACATCGCCGACGAGGACCGCGCGAACCTCGACCTGCACAACCTCATACGCGTACAGCTGCGCACCCGGCTGCGCGCCGGCGGCAGCGGACGTCGGAGGTGA
- a CDS encoding AAA family ATPase, whose translation MAGRHLKALITAYRDKDDLAFRRAAQAIIDEEESKHHVALARDLRRLLASGSGLQMPIADAPLPEPPHDRDTDLPLADVLSADSMLDDLVLSPSLGARLAELTHEVPAWPLLDAAGVPRRRSLLLYGPPGCGKTSIAAALAGQLDWPLVTVRTESVVSSYLGETASNLSRVFDFAHSGAYVMLFDEFDSLGKLRDDPADHGELRRVVNAVLQLIDRYTGPSLLVAATNHQQVLDPALWRRFSEVLEVPLPTAEQRHILLERVLAGRMQPGTDLDPVVQDLDRFPHAAVEQAGHDALRLAILDGRDVVTASDLGEALVRTLSRPWV comes from the coding sequence GTGGCGGGGCGACATCTGAAAGCGCTGATTACGGCGTATCGCGACAAGGACGACCTGGCGTTCCGTCGCGCCGCTCAAGCGATCATCGACGAGGAAGAGAGCAAGCACCACGTCGCGCTTGCCCGCGACCTGCGCCGCTTGCTAGCCAGCGGTTCCGGCCTGCAGATGCCCATCGCTGACGCACCGCTGCCGGAGCCCCCTCACGATCGCGACACCGACCTCCCGCTGGCTGATGTGCTCTCGGCTGACAGCATGCTCGACGATCTGGTGCTCTCTCCGTCGCTGGGCGCGCGTCTCGCGGAGTTGACACACGAGGTGCCAGCCTGGCCGCTGCTGGACGCCGCCGGAGTTCCTCGCCGACGATCTCTGTTGCTCTACGGTCCGCCAGGGTGCGGCAAGACCAGCATCGCCGCCGCGTTGGCCGGCCAGCTGGATTGGCCCCTCGTCACAGTCCGGACCGAGAGCGTGGTGTCCAGTTATCTTGGGGAAACCGCCAGCAACCTCAGCCGGGTGTTCGACTTCGCGCACTCCGGTGCGTACGTGATGCTGTTCGACGAGTTCGACAGCCTGGGCAAGCTGCGGGACGACCCGGCCGACCACGGCGAACTGCGCCGTGTCGTCAACGCCGTGCTGCAGCTGATCGACCGGTACACCGGCCCGTCGCTGCTGGTGGCCGCTACCAACCACCAGCAGGTCCTGGACCCGGCCCTGTGGCGCCGGTTCAGCGAGGTTCTCGAGGTGCCCCTGCCGACAGCCGAGCAGCGGCACATCCTGCTTGAACGCGTCTTGGCCGGCCGCATGCAGCCGGGTACGGATCTGGACCCCGTGGTGCAGGATCTGGACCGCTTTCCTCATGCCGCGGTGGAGCAGGCCGGACATGACGCTTTGCGGCTGGCCATCCTCGACGGCCGCGACGTCGTGACCGCCTCCGACCTGGGCGAAGCCCTGGTACGGACGCTGTCACGTCCGTGGGTGTGA
- a CDS encoding helix-turn-helix domain-containing protein yields MPNRASRETSRYRLPAERLAAILKAARQDLGLSQQQLAQAAGVAIGTVRALEGHRTVEPGFFTVLALAQALRIDAVDLIETSGTASTEAAARTDS; encoded by the coding sequence GTGCCGAATCGCGCCAGTCGCGAGACCAGCCGCTATCGCCTGCCGGCCGAGCGTCTGGCCGCGATCCTGAAGGCGGCCCGCCAGGACCTGGGCCTTAGCCAGCAGCAATTGGCTCAAGCTGCAGGGGTGGCGATCGGCACAGTCCGCGCGTTGGAGGGGCATCGCACCGTCGAACCGGGGTTCTTCACCGTGCTTGCGCTAGCGCAAGCTCTCCGGATCGATGCTGTGGATCTCATTGAGACGTCCGGCACGGCGTCGACTGAGGCGGCAGCTCGCACAGATTCATGA
- a CDS encoding type I restriction-modification system subunit M, giving the protein MSTLGSFIWSIADQLRGPYRPNQYGNVVLPLTILRRLDCILEPDRETVRKLAAKYDNPNRLRIEVKKATGRSFFNTSNYSFANLLADADGLADNLADYIDRFSPDVDVFEYFDFKKEILALEKAELLREVITSFKAVDLHPDVVSNADMGDAFEYIIRKFNEAANETSGDHYTPRDAIRLLVDLLFAEKDADLTESGIIRTLYDPTAGTGGMLALAEEHLLLQNPDAKLSLFGQEYNPQSYAICKSDLLAKGHDATNIAFGNTLTDDAFKGRQFDFCMSNPPYGVDWKQYAKAVTKEKESAGPYGRFAPGLPSTSDGQMLFLLHLVHKMRAPEDGGGRAGIVMNGSPLFNGGAESGPSNIRKWLLENDLVDAIVALPTNMFFNTGIATYIWILDNAKHPDRKGLVQLIDGTSFWTKMRKNLGSKGREISDADRTKVVSLYADFTDADPDYSKMLRNDEFGYWTITVERPLLDENEMPVVDRKGKPKPDTKKRGTENVPFTYGGSTAGVAGKVDVIQAYFDAEVKPHVPGAWIDWAKAKAGYEIPFTRHFYKYVPPRPLAEIDADLEKQVTKILDLLREVEG; this is encoded by the coding sequence GTGAGCACTCTCGGTAGCTTTATCTGGTCGATCGCTGATCAGCTTCGGGGTCCCTACCGCCCCAACCAGTACGGCAACGTGGTCCTCCCGCTCACGATCCTGCGCCGCCTCGACTGCATCCTCGAGCCCGACCGCGAGACGGTACGCAAGCTGGCGGCGAAGTACGACAACCCGAACCGGCTCAGGATCGAGGTCAAGAAGGCGACCGGCCGGTCATTCTTCAACACCTCGAACTACTCCTTCGCCAACCTGCTGGCCGACGCCGACGGGCTGGCGGACAACCTGGCCGACTACATCGACCGGTTCTCACCCGACGTTGACGTGTTCGAGTACTTCGACTTCAAGAAGGAGATCCTCGCCCTTGAGAAGGCGGAACTGCTGCGCGAGGTCATCACGTCCTTCAAAGCCGTCGACCTGCATCCGGATGTCGTCTCCAACGCCGACATGGGCGATGCGTTCGAGTACATCATCCGCAAGTTCAACGAGGCCGCGAACGAGACCTCGGGTGACCACTACACGCCGCGGGACGCGATCCGGCTGCTGGTCGATCTGCTCTTCGCCGAGAAGGACGCCGACCTGACCGAGTCCGGCATCATCCGGACACTGTACGACCCCACTGCCGGCACCGGCGGCATGCTCGCCTTGGCCGAGGAACACCTCCTCCTGCAGAACCCTGACGCGAAACTGAGCTTGTTCGGCCAGGAGTACAACCCGCAGTCGTACGCGATTTGCAAGTCCGACTTGCTGGCCAAGGGCCATGACGCGACCAACATCGCCTTCGGCAACACGCTCACCGACGATGCGTTCAAGGGACGCCAGTTCGACTTCTGCATGTCCAACCCGCCGTACGGCGTCGACTGGAAGCAGTACGCCAAGGCGGTCACCAAAGAGAAGGAGTCGGCAGGTCCTTACGGACGGTTCGCTCCGGGCCTGCCGTCGACCTCGGACGGGCAGATGCTCTTCCTGCTCCACCTGGTTCACAAGATGCGGGCGCCGGAGGATGGCGGCGGCCGGGCCGGGATCGTGATGAACGGCTCGCCGCTCTTCAATGGTGGTGCTGAGTCCGGCCCCTCCAACATCCGCAAGTGGCTGCTGGAGAACGACCTGGTCGACGCGATTGTCGCACTGCCGACGAACATGTTCTTCAATACCGGCATTGCCACCTACATCTGGATCCTCGACAACGCCAAGCACCCCGACCGCAAGGGCCTGGTCCAGCTCATCGACGGCACCTCGTTCTGGACCAAGATGCGCAAGAACCTCGGCTCCAAGGGCCGCGAAATCAGCGACGCCGACCGTACCAAGGTTGTCAGCTTGTACGCTGACTTCACCGATGCCGACCCCGACTACTCCAAGATGCTGCGCAACGACGAGTTCGGCTACTGGACCATTACCGTCGAGCGCCCGCTGTTGGACGAGAACGAGATGCCGGTCGTCGACCGCAAAGGCAAGCCCAAGCCAGACACGAAGAAGCGCGGCACTGAGAACGTCCCGTTCACCTACGGCGGCTCGACCGCCGGTGTGGCTGGCAAGGTCGATGTTATCCAGGCGTACTTCGACGCCGAGGTAAAGCCGCACGTCCCCGGCGCCTGGATCGACTGGGCCAAGGCCAAGGCAGGCTACGAGATCCCCTTCACTCGCCACTTCTACAAGTACGTCCCGCCGCGTCCCCTCGCCGAGATCGATGCCGACCTGGAGAAGCAGGTCACCAAGATCCTCGACCTGCTGCGGGAGGTGGAGGGGTGA
- a CDS encoding restriction endonuclease subunit S yields the protein MLRPLDRQAQPGLGVITAYRDGIVTLRSNRREDGYTFSDTENGYQEIRPGDLVFHALDGFAGAVGVSDSHGNASPVYHVCEPVADDDLTYLARLLRHLGTSGFLTAQAPNVRERSVDFRNWSTFARIPLALPPADEQRAIAGYLDRETARIDTLTEEQQRLIELLRERRHSLVDGVFGVQTPNSRLQNACVDVVDCPHTTPEVSDDSEYEAVRTASVRDGKFRPGNGLPVDRATWENRNAGGAPAVGDILFTREAPAGEACMVPHDRVCLGQRMVLLRIDDTVCVGEFLLWQIYSDRVQDHFLLSANGSTVANVRLPVLRTTPIWLPDLTEQRRIAAYLDEQTAKIDTLIAETERFIELARERRAVLITAAVTGQIDVREMV from the coding sequence GTGCTCCGTCCGCTCGACCGTCAGGCCCAACCCGGGCTTGGTGTGATCACCGCCTACCGAGACGGCATCGTGACACTGCGCTCCAACCGCCGCGAGGACGGCTACACCTTCTCCGACACTGAGAACGGCTACCAAGAGATCCGCCCCGGCGACCTGGTCTTCCACGCCCTCGACGGTTTCGCTGGCGCGGTCGGCGTCTCCGACAGTCATGGCAACGCCTCACCGGTTTACCACGTCTGCGAACCCGTGGCAGACGACGATCTCACTTACCTCGCGCGCCTGCTACGTCACCTTGGAACCTCCGGCTTCCTTACCGCCCAGGCGCCGAACGTCCGCGAGCGCAGCGTTGACTTCCGCAACTGGAGCACCTTCGCCCGCATACCCCTGGCACTGCCGCCTGCCGATGAGCAACGCGCCATCGCCGGCTACCTCGACCGGGAGACCGCCCGCATCGACACGCTCACCGAGGAGCAACAACGCCTGATCGAGCTGCTCCGCGAGCGGCGGCACTCGCTGGTCGATGGAGTCTTCGGCGTCCAGACGCCGAACTCACGACTCCAGAACGCTTGCGTCGATGTCGTCGACTGCCCACACACGACGCCGGAAGTCTCGGACGATAGCGAGTATGAGGCTGTCCGCACCGCCTCAGTGAGGGATGGAAAGTTTCGTCCTGGAAATGGGCTGCCAGTCGACCGAGCGACTTGGGAGAACCGGAACGCAGGAGGGGCTCCAGCGGTTGGCGACATTCTATTCACGCGTGAGGCGCCTGCTGGCGAGGCGTGCATGGTCCCTCACGATCGGGTCTGCTTGGGCCAGCGGATGGTGCTGTTGCGCATCGATGACACGGTATGCGTCGGCGAGTTCCTGCTCTGGCAGATCTACTCGGATCGCGTACAGGACCACTTCTTACTCTCGGCGAACGGCTCGACAGTGGCAAACGTTCGGCTGCCGGTCTTGCGCACAACACCGATCTGGCTGCCGGACCTCACAGAGCAACGTCGCATCGCCGCGTATCTCGACGAGCAGACTGCGAAGATCGACACGCTGATCGCCGAGACCGAGCGGTTCATCGAGCTCGCTCGTGAGCGGCGTGCTGTGCTGATCACGGCGGCGGTCACGGGGCAGATCGACGTACGGGAGATGGTGTGA